A portion of the Syntrophorhabdaceae bacterium genome contains these proteins:
- a CDS encoding transglutaminase family protein, producing MGENVQIYLAPTETIDSENDRIRQTSLGLAGGLAGDVRKAQALFYFVRDEIHYNVYMLSTFLEDFRASAVLERGKGYCVQKAVLLAALARAAGIPSRLAFARIRNHKMPGELKAQTGIEEFPSHGYTQLFVNGRWMSVTPAFDKGLCEKLGVPACEFDGENDAVLGPVDLCGSPYVEYIEKYEPHADLPFDWLYGRISPIWGEKRSWIDESASRGHVMPLSGYRFP from the coding sequence ATGGGAGAGAATGTGCAGATATATCTCGCGCCGACGGAAACGATAGACAGCGAAAACGATCGTATCCGCCAAACGTCGCTGGGGCTTGCAGGGGGGCTTGCCGGCGATGTGCGCAAGGCGCAGGCGCTCTTCTATTTTGTTCGCGACGAGATCCATTACAATGTCTACATGCTTTCCACATTCCTGGAGGATTTCAGGGCGAGCGCCGTTCTTGAGAGAGGCAAGGGATATTGCGTCCAGAAGGCTGTTCTCCTTGCCGCCCTGGCGCGTGCGGCTGGTATTCCCTCCCGGCTTGCCTTCGCGAGGATCCGCAACCACAAGATGCCCGGGGAGCTTAAGGCCCAGACGGGTATCGAAGAATTCCCGAGCCACGGATACACCCAGCTTTTTGTCAACGGAAGATGGATGAGCGTCACCCCGGCGTTCGACAAGGGTCTTTGCGAAAAGCTTGGCGTGCCCGCCTGCGAGTTTGACGGGGAGAATGATGCTGTACTTGGCCCGGTGGACCTTTGCGGGAGTCCCTATGTGGAGTATATTGAAAAGTACGAACCCCATGCCGACCTGCCCTTTGACTGGCTCTACGGCAGGATCTCTCCCATCTGGGGCGAAAAACGCTCGTGGATAGATGAGAGCGCTTCCCGGGGCCATGTTATGCCGCTGTCGGGATACCGGTTCCCGTAA